The sequence CAAGCGGATAGCAGGGAAGCGAAAACAAACCTACACGGAGGCCATGATAGAACTCATCAAATCGAGTGATGAACTGGTCATGATGGTTACGCCAGAGGGAACCAGAAGCTATGCCAAGCGCTGGAAGACCGGGTTTTATCATGTCGCGGATGGTGCAGGGGTACCCATTGTCATTGGATTTTTGGATTACAAAAAGAAACATGCCGGTATTGGGCCTGTGATTTATCCTAATGGAGACCTGGAAGGGCAAATGGAAGAAATCAAAGCATTTGGTAGAAATGTGACGGGAAAATATCCCGAGCAAGGGATTTTGTAACCTTCTTAAGCCCAATTTTTCCCATTAATGGATTAAATGGGCTGGTGTCAATAGGGATTTATGATGCCAACTAAAATCCACTAAATTAGAAGGTGGAGAAGCATTTGGAGCTTTAATTTTATATTAAGGTTGTTTATAGCCTTTTGAAGGCATACATTTTGTTATATTTTTATAAATCAACACCTTATGATAAAGAAGCTAAGAAAATTTACCATTTTTACGATACTATTTGACAGTGTCAAGGCATTTGGGCAAAGTGAATCGATGACATTTGCGGCAAGTATCGCATTTTATACGATTTTCAGTATGCCGGCCTTATTGGTCATTGTGTTAAATATTGGGGCTACCTTCTACAGTAGAGGGGAAGTTAGGGATGAGTTATTGGCCCAAATCTCTGATCTCAGTGGTATGGAGATGGCCAATATGTTGGATGAAATCATTTATAATGCTGCATTGGATGTGGATGGTTTTTGGGCCAGAACCATTGCCATAGGGGTGCTGGTGTTTAGTGCTACGACAGTTTTTGTGAGTTTGCAGAACAGCATTAATCATATTTGGCACATTAAACCTAAACCAGAAAAGGGCCTTATTAAATTCGTAGTTAACCGATTGCTCAGCTTTTCGATGGTGGCCTCCATTGGATTTGTGTTGTTGATCTCCTTGGTTATTGATACTGCTATCGTGATTTTCTTTAATGAATTATCGATGCTTTTCGAAGGGCTTTCTAGCTATTTGGCTGCGATTACGAATTTTATCATCACACAGGCCATGATGGTATTGATTTTTGGCTTAATGTACAAGATATTACCTGATGCCCAAGTGAAGTGGCGATCGGTATGGTTAGGGGCTTTTTGTACCATGCTGCTGTTTGCACTTGGGAAATACTTGATCGGATTTTACTTGGGAAATAGTGATATTGGTAGTGCCTATGGAGCTGCCGGTTCCTTGGTGATCTTTTTGGTTTGGGTATATTATTCCGTGATCATTTTTCTGTATGGGGCACAAGTTACCTTCTATATTGCGGAAAATACCGGCAGAGGTATCAAACCGGTAAAAAATGCAGTGAAAATCCAAGTAAAAGAAATTGAAGATACGGAGGATATAGAGGAAGATTAACTGGTAAATCCACCATCTACGGTAAAGATACTGCCAGATATGTAACTCGCCGCAGGAGAGGCCAGGAATAGAGCCAAGGCAGCTATTTCCTCCGTTTTACCAAGCCGCTTGATGGCCAATCGCTTCATGATGACATCCATGATTTGATCGTTTCCCCAAAGGGCTTTGCTAAAATTGGTTTTGATAATTCCTGGACAAATGGCATTGACACGAATCTTTTGTTGGCCCCATTCTTTGGCGCATACTTTGGTGAGGGAGTGCAGGGCCGATTTGCTCACACTATAAATGCCCAGTTGCGGTTCTGGGGACAGTGCTCCGATGGAGCTGATGTTGATGATGGAAGCTTGCGAAGATTTCCTGAGGTGGGGAAGACAAAGTTTGGAAAGCTCAAAAGGGGCTTTCACGTTCACGTCCATTATTTTATCAAAAAGCTCCAATGTGGTTTCATGGACAGGTCCCATATAAGGATTGGTTCCGGCATTGTTCACTAAGATGTCTATTTGGCCATAGGCTTCAATGGTTTTTTCGACCAACTGCACGAGTTCATTAGGGCGGCCGACATTGCAGGCAATTCCCATGATATCGTATCCTTTTTCGTATAGTTTTTTAGCAATTTCATCCAGGTGTTCTTGGTGCCTGCTGCAAATGACAACTTTGGCACCTGCGGCAGCAAAAAATTCAGCGATGCTCAAGCCTATTCCTTTACTAGCCCCCGTAATGAGGGCCACTTTATTGTTAAGTGAAAACAATGACGATAGATCCATCTCTTCTAGGTTTTGATCACGAAAACTGTTGGATTAAGATAGGAAATTTAGTGAAATAGTTTGGATGAATTCATGTTAATTTTTCAAAAAAATAGTCGTTTTTAAGTTGTTTTTGGCAATTTGTCCTGATGACCCACATGATGTTTTGCTCCTAATGGATTAGAAGTTTTGAAACGGATGATGGTTTTTCGCATCCTTGGGCAAGTAGGATAGGGGGAATGGAAATTAAAAAGCCCGATTTATAAAACCGGGCTTTTTAGGATGGAAATATGTCAGATTATAGAAATACACTTTTGTCAGAATAAGCTGCCTTGTACCGCTTTTGGCCTTTGGGCCTGAATGGTACCTTTCAGCATTTCGTGAATGAGTTTTATGAAACCGTTTTTCCAATTTTCCTGGCTGATTTTGACCTCCTTCTTCTCG comes from Echinicola vietnamensis DSM 17526 and encodes:
- a CDS encoding 1-acyl-sn-glycerol-3-phosphate acyltransferase; its protein translation is MMKLLSRLVFWLTGWKVKGNFPEGLKKAVMVAIPHTSNWDLLYARAAFYILDVPVRFTIKKEVMMGPLGWFIRGLGGMSIDRKRIAGKRKQTYTEAMIELIKSSDELVMMVTPEGTRSYAKRWKTGFYHVADGAGVPIVIGFLDYKKKHAGIGPVIYPNGDLEGQMEEIKAFGRNVTGKYPEQGIL
- a CDS encoding YihY/virulence factor BrkB family protein; protein product: MIKKLRKFTIFTILFDSVKAFGQSESMTFAASIAFYTIFSMPALLVIVLNIGATFYSRGEVRDELLAQISDLSGMEMANMLDEIIYNAALDVDGFWARTIAIGVLVFSATTVFVSLQNSINHIWHIKPKPEKGLIKFVVNRLLSFSMVASIGFVLLISLVIDTAIVIFFNELSMLFEGLSSYLAAITNFIITQAMMVLIFGLMYKILPDAQVKWRSVWLGAFCTMLLFALGKYLIGFYLGNSDIGSAYGAAGSLVIFLVWVYYSVIIFLYGAQVTFYIAENTGRGIKPVKNAVKIQVKEIEDTEDIEED
- a CDS encoding SDR family NAD(P)-dependent oxidoreductase, encoding MDLSSLFSLNNKVALITGASKGIGLSIAEFFAAAGAKVVICSRHQEHLDEIAKKLYEKGYDIMGIACNVGRPNELVQLVEKTIEAYGQIDILVNNAGTNPYMGPVHETTLELFDKIMDVNVKAPFELSKLCLPHLRKSSQASIINISSIGALSPEPQLGIYSVSKSALHSLTKVCAKEWGQQKIRVNAICPGIIKTNFSKALWGNDQIMDVIMKRLAIKRLGKTEEIAALALFLASPAASYISGSIFTVDGGFTS